From Candidatus Cloacimonadaceae bacterium, a single genomic window includes:
- a CDS encoding T9SS type A sorting domain-containing protein encodes MKKILVITLLLLCAALFAQETMPFGGIRHSSVCADGNLRLRWNDLSGGMYPQECWYRINNGGWQSAPVDNSDLLFNQALLPYQFGQTLRYRLKADASYMNESIAYMHPAYLGSDTFPPVLNTMALIGTDATGDSITVYAPALDLTDSYIAATANKFYSTLANVANSFPTMLSLTSYNVYLTTIMNPVALADSVAYAMIYSFNIAGVISPGLYKVGMDATGIPTFARIGNIQSQVSGGKLYMACNISDLTNDPNFGPWPNESNALMFSSATMRININSVTLQPEFGFGDSGSYGVNEFLDLRYTVPQNTLPALSQPGFANNIVSVTYTDINGDFPLMAEFVTHANQTIPMTHLSNDFSQPVTFTGLLPVGTTGGTFRFSDNESDVVELAFQIVSIEDDYCVPAPISVSMPNPFKAGEISIKGLGSEMVKAELFNLRGQKLGVIHQANPVSGEVSFTWDGKVKGSNPGSGIYFIKTTSGKAYKWQRFVIIQ; translated from the coding sequence ATGAAAAAGATACTTGTGATTACGCTCCTGCTGCTCTGCGCGGCACTCTTTGCCCAAGAAACCATGCCTTTTGGCGGCATCCGGCACAGCTCAGTTTGTGCGGACGGCAATCTGCGCCTGCGTTGGAACGACCTCAGCGGAGGTATGTATCCGCAAGAATGCTGGTATCGCATCAACAATGGCGGTTGGCAAAGCGCGCCGGTGGATAATTCGGACTTGCTCTTCAATCAAGCGCTGCTGCCATATCAGTTTGGACAGACGCTGCGCTATCGGCTCAAAGCGGATGCCAGCTATATGAATGAATCCATAGCATACATGCATCCCGCCTATCTTGGCAGCGACACCTTTCCACCGGTGCTGAATACGATGGCTTTGATCGGCACGGACGCCACCGGGGATTCCATCACCGTCTATGCTCCGGCGCTTGATCTCACGGATTCATACATAGCCGCCACAGCCAATAAGTTCTATTCCACGCTGGCAAACGTGGCAAATAGCTTTCCCACCATGCTCTCGCTCACTTCCTACAACGTGTATCTGACCACGATCATGAATCCGGTTGCGTTGGCGGACAGCGTTGCCTATGCAATGATCTACAGTTTCAACATCGCCGGAGTGATCTCACCCGGGCTGTATAAAGTTGGCATGGACGCGACCGGGATACCGACTTTTGCCCGCATCGGAAACATCCAAAGCCAAGTCAGCGGCGGGAAACTCTATATGGCATGCAATATCAGCGACCTGACCAATGATCCGAATTTCGGTCCCTGGCCAAACGAATCCAATGCCCTGATGTTTTCCAGCGCTACAATGCGTATCAATATAAACTCGGTCACCCTGCAGCCGGAATTTGGTTTCGGAGACTCCGGCAGCTACGGGGTCAACGAGTTTCTTGATCTGCGCTACACAGTACCCCAAAATACCCTGCCGGCACTATCCCAGCCAGGTTTCGCAAACAACATCGTCAGTGTGACCTATACCGATATTAACGGTGATTTCCCACTCATGGCAGAGTTTGTGACCCATGCAAATCAGACGATTCCAATGACGCATCTGAGCAATGACTTTTCCCAGCCTGTGACCTTCACCGGCTTGCTCCCCGTCGGCACCACCGGTGGCACTTTCAGGTTCAGCGACAACGAATCGGACGTCGTGGAACTCGCTTTTCAGATCGTCTCCATCGAGGATGACTACTGCGTTCCAGCCCCCATATCAGTTTCGATGCCAAATCCCTTCAAAGCAGGCGAAATCAGCATCAAGGGACTCGGTTCGGAAATGGTGAAAGCTGAGCTGTTCAATCTGCGCGGGCAGAAACTGGGCGTCATCCATCAGGCAAATCCCGTATCCGGGGAAGTTAGTTTCACCTGGGACGGAAAAGT